From Methanobrevibacter sp., the proteins below share one genomic window:
- a CDS encoding NOP5/NOP56 family protein, with amino-acid sequence MECYITYSVKGFLAFNSENELISEKLFPEDEIINRLAEINDKKIVKEELEIIEEVSKEYDEIIIESNKRHSDYGNDKIIIKTPNSAGEYLRSNYEKFGLDSQDITSIYRNLAIYNIKKASASEDKHLIQAINSIDEIDESISKLVERIREWYALYFPEMDVVKNNETYIKLISQNKTKEKIIEAKPDAFPSDIIDLDEDINPLDLEIMNNYANSIYELQKSRQNIEKYIDEKIESIAPNLKLLVGSSLGAKLISHAGGIRRLALYSSSTVQIMGAEKALFRHLKSGDRPPKYGLIYQHPQVRGAKWWNRGKIARMLAGMISLAVRRDVFTKTFDENAAEEFLSKVEEIEKNNPFPTKPTRKNKKEHSKPKKSKKKGKKRKKRR; translated from the coding sequence ATGGAATGTTATATAACTTACTCGGTTAAAGGTTTTTTAGCTTTTAATAGTGAAAATGAATTAATATCAGAAAAATTATTTCCTGAAGATGAGATAATTAACAGACTGGCTGAAATTAATGATAAAAAAATTGTTAAAGAAGAATTGGAAATAATTGAAGAAGTTTCAAAAGAATATGATGAGATAATCATTGAATCCAATAAAAGACATTCAGATTATGGCAACGATAAGATAATAATAAAAACTCCGAATTCCGCCGGAGAGTATTTAAGAAGCAATTATGAAAAGTTTGGTCTGGATTCACAAGACATAACTTCGATTTATAGAAATTTGGCAATATACAATATTAAAAAGGCTTCCGCTTCTGAAGATAAGCATTTAATACAAGCCATTAATTCGATTGATGAAATCGATGAAAGCATTTCCAAATTAGTCGAACGAATTAGAGAATGGTATGCACTTTATTTTCCCGAAATGGATGTTGTTAAAAATAATGAAACCTACATCAAATTAATATCACAAAATAAAACAAAAGAAAAAATTATTGAAGCAAAACCTGATGCATTTCCAAGTGACATTATTGATTTAGATGAAGATATAAATCCGTTGGATTTAGAGATTATGAACAACTATGCCAATTCAATTTATGAACTTCAAAAATCAAGACAAAACATTGAAAAGTATATTGATGAAAAAATTGAATCCATTGCGCCGAATTTAAAGCTTTTAGTTGGATCATCACTTGGTGCAAAGTTGATTTCACATGCCGGAGGAATTAGAAGACTCGCATTGTACTCATCAAGTACTGTCCAGATAATGGGTGCTGAAAAAGCGTTATTTAGACATTTAAAAAGCGGAGACAGACCTCCCAAATATGGATTAATATATCAACATCCCCAAGTTAGAGGGGCCAAATGGTGGAACCGAGGTAAAATTGCAAGAATGCTTGCAGGAATGATTTCACTGGCCGTTAGACGTGACGTTTTTACTAAAACATTTGATGAAAATGCTGCAGAAGAATTTCTATCAAAAGTAGAAGAAATAGAGAAAAATAATCCATTCCCAACAAAACCAACACGAAAGAATAAAAAAGAACATTCAAAACCGAAAAAAAGTAAGAAAAAAGGTAAAAAAAGAAAGAAAAGGAGATAA
- a CDS encoding glycosyl transferase has protein sequence MSKNYKDLQYELELKNAEIDELNLDLENKKDEINKLKLYSTKLKYEKKNLEDKLDTKIDYDKARIKELDDLSEKIKEKESVIEDKQDQVKYLRSLIDDYKGQLNRNTENLEVQLRKISKTYEDLLKQKDSIIKKQDEEISNLIKSKEEIIKSNKTNVISLKLQNEKYQEIIEKLTKTN, from the coding sequence ATGTCAAAAAACTATAAAGATTTACAATATGAATTGGAACTTAAAAATGCTGAAATTGATGAGCTTAATTTGGATTTGGAAAACAAAAAAGATGAAATCAACAAATTGAAGTTATATTCGACTAAATTGAAATATGAAAAGAAAAATTTGGAAGATAAACTTGATACAAAAATTGATTACGACAAAGCAAGAATTAAGGAACTGGACGATTTGTCTGAAAAGATTAAAGAAAAGGAGTCTGTTATAGAAGATAAGCAGGATCAGGTTAAATATTTAAGGTCTTTGATTGATGATTATAAAGGTCAGTTAAATAGAAATACTGAAAATTTAGAAGTCCAACTTAGGAAAATCTCTAAAACATATGAAGATTTGCTTAAACAAAAAGATTCAATAATCAAAAAACAAGATGAAGAAATTTCCAATTTAATAAAATCCAAAGAAGAGATAATTAAATCTAATAAAACTAATGTAATCAGTTTAAAATTGCAAAATGAAAAGTATCAGGAAATTATTGAAAAATTAACAAAAACTAATTAA
- a CDS encoding fibrillarin-like rRNA/tRNA 2'-O-methyltransferase: MNVYFKDGNIATKNLTPGTSVYGEELIQEDAEYRIWNPRRSKLSAALLNGLENLKLEETSKVLYLGASTGTTVSHISDIITDGRVYAVEFSPTTAKKLVQLSRQRFNIAPILGDTTKPKGYLNILEKVDLVYCDVAQPTQTELFMKNMNIFGNDDALGLLMIKARSIDVVQKPKKIFKEQEKKLKEKGFRIIEKVKLEPYEKDHVALLVEKNF; encoded by the coding sequence ATGAATGTTTATTTTAAAGATGGAAATATTGCCACCAAGAATTTAACCCCCGGAACATCAGTTTATGGAGAAGAATTAATTCAGGAAGATGCAGAATACAGGATATGGAACCCCAGACGTTCAAAATTATCAGCAGCATTATTAAATGGATTAGAAAATCTGAAGCTTGAAGAAACTTCAAAAGTATTATACCTTGGCGCATCAACCGGAACAACCGTATCCCACATTTCAGATATTATAACTGACGGGAGAGTGTATGCAGTTGAATTTTCACCAACAACAGCAAAAAAATTGGTTCAGCTTTCACGCCAAAGGTTTAATATTGCGCCTATTTTAGGAGATACAACAAAACCCAAAGGATATCTCAACATTTTAGAAAAGGTAGACCTGGTATACTGCGATGTAGCCCAGCCAACACAAACTGAATTATTTATGAAAAATATGAATATTTTCGGAAATGATGATGCCTTAGGACTCTTAATGATTAAAGCCAGAAGTATTGACGTTGTACAAAAGCCCAAAAAAATATTCAAGGAACAGGAAAAGAAATTGAAAGAAAAAGGTTTTAGGATTATTGAAAAAGTCAAACTGGAACCATACGAAAAGGACCATGTTGCATTATTAGTTGAGAAAAATTTTTAG